In a genomic window of Scheffersomyces stipitis CBS 6054 chromosome 4, complete sequence:
- the SWI3 gene encoding general RNA polymerase II transcription factor (go_component nucleus~go_function DNA binding), which yields MSAEYNDAIEPTVEDSSEPQVEEQIENEEINEDEEAEDVVNDNEDEDAKKEEEQEVNADEGDNDIPEQSEDIENSEDIEASISEEAGSEEQQPDQDIPTEPEAETAPETTDPEQNEEGSAEEVEEQENADVENEAAGDVEETVKTEELSDAPKESADVIMEEAESKDEEQSHDAVAVAVGDNESEDKKADIKPQYADDDEEEEDDDDEDEKDTRVYTKQTHLIVVPSYACWFNMKKIHQIEKESLPEFFGSSHPSKSPKIYVNYRNFMINSYRLNPNEFLTLTSCRRNLVGDVGTLMRVHRFLSKWGLINYQVKPQFKPGYAVEKLPNGQSVGLPYTGDYHVKYDTPRGLFPFDTFKMNPEKVNVDKLKKLLKIEDNASVTTGSVTDGNAVSNSSYRSEESKKRSSPSADEQPSKKQNDGWSAEETEKLITAVKTYRNDWFKVAEAVGTTKTPQQCILKFLKYPIEDRFNPISEKELGLARFGSNYPISGVDNPVLSNLAFLSSFVDSDVAKAASQRASKVMDEKIEEKIKEIAESKKAAEAKNAAEEKSEDSKDKEEAAVKPESETSAKISSEQNGKADHLELVKDVSEGEANTLKDAAAASFGIVGARSHLFATFEEREMNSISSNIVNHQLAKIDLKLQKVDELERVYECQKRRLAKQQEEIFIDRLALAKSTINITKKLDDVISLLENQVKAENSSPEKLSSINNLLAEAKNQLYKPARHSLIEATGESTTNGDDPEHAKDAESSNATAANVNEDDLKPLSLKTPQTFKVWVP from the exons ATGAGTGCGGAGTACAACGACGCGATCGAGCCGACTGTTGAAGACTCCCTGGAGCCACAAGTCGAAgagcaaattgaaaatgaagaaataaacgaagatgaagaagcagaagatgTCGTTAACgacaatgaagatgaagatgccaaaaaagaagaagaacaagaagttaaTGCAGATGAAGGTGACAACGATATACCTGAGCAATCGGAAGATATAGAGAACTCGGAAGATATAGAAGCGTCAATATCCGAAGAAGCAGGCTCTGAAGAACAACAACCAGACCAAGACATACCCACCGAACCAGAAGCGGAGACTGCGCCCGAAACTacagatccagaacaaAAT gaagaaggCTCTGCAGAGGAAGTCGAAGAGCAAGAAAATGCAGATGTAGAAAATGAAGCTGCTGGGGAT GTGGAAGAAACTGTGAAAACTGAAGAGCTTTCTGATGCTCCTAAAGAATCCGCAGATGTGATCATGGAGGAAGCAGAGTCAAAGGATGAGGAACAAAGCCACgatgctgttgctgttgctgttggtgACAATGAGTCGGAAGATAAGAAAGCTGATATAAAA CCTCAGTACgcagatgatgatgaagaagaagaagatgatgacgacgaagatgaaaaagataCGAGGGTTTACACAAAGCAGACGCATCTCATAGTAGTGCCGTCATATGCCTGTTGGTTCAACATGAAGAAAATCCATCAGATTGAAAAGGAGTCTTTACCAGAATTCTTCGGATCTTCTCACCCATCGAAATCGCCTAAGATCTACGTCAACTACCGTAATTTCATGATCAATTCATATAGATTGAACCCTAACGAATTCTTAACGTTGACGTCTTGTCGTCGTAACTtagttggtgatgttggAACTTTGATGAGAGTACATAGATTCTTGAGCAAGTGGGGTTTGATCAACTACCAAGTCAAGCCACAGTTCAAGCCGGGTTATGCAGTTGAAAAGTTACCAAACGGTCAACTGGTGGGCTTGCCATATACCGGCGACTACCATGTCAAGTATGATACTCCTCGTGGGTTATTCCCATTCGATACGTTCAAGATGAATCCCGAAAAGGTGAATGTCGATAAACTCAAGAAACTCTTAAAGATCGAGGATAACGCGTCTGTCACTACTGGTTCTGTAACAGACGGTAATGCTGtttctaattcttcttaTAGGTCTGAGGAAAGTAAGAAGCGTTCTTCGCCTTCTGCGGATGAACAACCTTCCAAGAAGCAAAACGACGGATGGTCGGCAGAAGAAACCGAAAAATTGATCACAGCAGTTAAAACTTATAGAAATGATTGGTTTAAGGTGGCAGAGGCTGTGGGAACCACTAAAACACCCCAGCAATGTATATtaaagttcttgaagtatcCTATTGAGGATAGATTCAATCCGATATCCGAGAAGGAATTGGGATTAGCTAGATTTGGTTCAAACTATCCAATCAGTGGTGTGGATAATCCAGTTTTGAGCAACTTGGCTTTTTTGAGCAGTTTTGTGGATAGCGATGTTGCGAAGGCTGCCAGTCAGCGTGCCTCAAAAGTCATGGACGAaaagatagaagaaaagatcaaagaaattgCCGAATCAAAGAAGGCAGCTGAAGCAAAGAATGCAGCTGAAGAGAAATCTGAAGATAGTAAAGACAAAGAGGAAGCAGCCGTTAAGCCGGAATCTGAGACTTCCGCAAAGATTTCCTCTGAACAGAATGGAAAGGCAGACCATTTGGAACTAGTAAAGGATGTAAGTGAAGGTGAGGCTAACACATTAAAAGATGCCGCTGCTGCTTCATTTGGAATTGTAGGAGCGAGAAGTCATTTATTTGCTACCTtcgaagaaagagaaatgaaCAGCATCAGCTCAAACATTGTCAACCATCAATTAGCTAAGATCGACTTGAAATTACAGAAGGTTGACGAGTTGGAAAGAGTATACGAATGTCAAAAGAGGCGTCTTGCTAAGCAGCAGGAAGAGATCTTTATCGATAGGTTGGCATTGGCTAAGTCTACTATCAATatcaccaagaagttggacgACGTAATTTCCTTACTTGAAAATCAAGTCAAGGCTGAAAACAGTCTGCCAGAGAAATTATCTagcatcaacaacttgttaGCTGAAGCTAAGAACCAGCTTTACAAACCTGCTAGACACTCTTTGATTGAAGCTACTGGAGAAAGCACTACCAACGGCGATGATCCTGAACATGCTAAAGACGCCGAAAGCTCTAATGCTACTGCCGCAAATGTCAACGAGGATGATCTCAAGCCATTGTCGTTAAAGACTCCACAAACCTTCAAGGTGTGGGTGCCATAA
- the EBP2 gene encoding EBNA1-binding protein homolog (go_process ribosome biogenesis) — MARSGLKAQLKSQQLVAAIDKSKSKPVIKEQNTPQKIVKPTLTPIESPIPKKKGKKAADDYESTTLSKKEQRKLKKMQQEIEEEEDEEEEEEEEEEEEDEEEELDLERLAASESESDINDDEEEEDDDDDDDEEEKEEDEDEDDDEEEEDIPLSDVEYDSDADIVPHTKLTINNMAALKDSLARIELPWAKHAFTEHQSIVSAEKTESEIKDIYDDTERELAFYKQGLDAVTQARATLLKLKVPFSRPMDYFAEMVKSDEHMDKLKNKLLAEAADKKASVEAKKQRSLKKFGKQVQNATLQERAKQKRETLDKIKSLKKKRGANELSNDDDFQIALEEATREDKFGDNKRRKPNTKRMAKDSKYGSGGKKRGMRKNDAASSADVSGFSSKKMKGKQSRPGKSKRSRRN, encoded by the exons ATGGCAAGAAGTGGGTTGAAAGCACAGTTGAAGAGCCAGCAGCTTGTTGCTGCTATCGATAAGTCCAAGTCGAAACCCGTAATAAAGGAACAGAACACTCCCCAGAAAATAGTGAAGCCTACATTGACTCCTATTGAATCTCCAATTCCTAAGAAGAAGGGTAAGAAGGCCGCTGACGATTATGAAAGCACCACtttgtccaagaaggaacagagaaagttgaagaagatgcaGCAGGAGatcgaagaa gaagaagatgaagaagaagaagaagaagaggaggaagaagaggaagatgaggaggaagagttggacttggaaAGATTAGCTGCCAGTGAAAGCGAAAGTGACATAaatgatgacgaagaagaagaagatgatgacgatgacgacgatgaagaggaaaaagaagaagatgaagatgaagacgatgacgaagaagaagaagatattCCATTGTCAGATGTCGAATACGACTCTGATGCCGATATAGTTCCTCACACAAAACTCACGATAAATAACATGGCTGCCTTGAAGGACTCGTTGGCCCGTATCGAGTTGCCATGGGCCAAGCATGCATTTACTGAACACCAATCCATTGTGTCTGCCGAAAAGACAGAAAGCGAGATTAAAGATATCTATGATGACACTGAGAGAGAGTTGGCATTTTACAAGCAAGGTTTGGATGCCGTCACACAAGCCAGAGCTAcacttttgaagttgaaagtaCCATTTTCCAGACCCATGGACTACTTTGCCGAGATGGTCAAAAGTGACGAACACATGGAtaaattgaagaacaaattgTTGGCAGAAGCTGCCGATAAGAAGGCATCCGTAGAAGCTAAGAAGCAAAgactgttgaagaagtttggtAAACAGGTACAGAACGCTACTTTACAAGAAAGAGCCAAGCAGAAGAGAGAGACAttggacaagatcaagtcgttgaagaagaagagaggCGCCAACGAGTTATCCAACGACGACGACTTCCAGATCGCCTTGGAAGAAGCCACCAGAGAAGACAAGTTTGGTGacaacaagagaagaaagccAAATACTAAGAGAATGGCCAAGGACTCGAAGTATGGCAGTGGAGGTAAGAAGAGAGGAATGAGGAAGAACGATGCTGCATCCTCAGCTGATGTCAGTGGCTTTTcgtccaagaagatgaagggCAAGCAGTCCAGACCCGGCAAGAGCAAGCGTTCGAGAAGAAACTAG
- the RPL17B gene encoding 60S ribosomal protein L17 (go_component intracellular; ribosome~go_function structural constituent of ribosome~go_process protein biosynthesis) gives MVRYAATSANPAKSASARGSYLRVSFKNTRETAQAINGWNLEKAQKYLDQVLDHQRAIPFRRYNSSIGRTAQGKEFGVTKARWPAKSVKFIKDLLTNAASNAEAKGLDVSKLKVSHIQVNHAPKQRRRTYRAHGRINAYQSTPSHIELIVTEEDEAVEKAAETKKVRLNSRQKGRLATTQKRLTAA, from the exons ATGGTTCGTTACGCTGCTACCTCTGCCAACCCAGCCAAGTCTGCTTCTGCTCGTGGTTCCTACTTGAGagtttctttcaagaacacCAGAGAAACCGCTCAAGCCATCAACGGCtggaacttggaaaaggcCCAAAAGTACTTAGACCAAGTCTTGGACCACCAAAGAGCCATTCCTTTCAGAAGATACAACTCCTCCATTGGTAGAACCGCTCAAGGTAAAGAATTCGGTGTCACCAAGGCTAGATGGCCAGCCAAGTCCgtcaagttcatcaagGACTTGTTGACCAACGCTGCTTCCAACGCTGAA GCTAAGGGTTTAGACGTCTCTAAGTTAAAGGTCTCTCACATCCAAGTCAACCACGCTCcaaagcaaagaagaagaacttacAGAGCCCACGGTAGAATCAACGCTTACCAATCCACTCCATCCCACATTGAATTGATCGtcactgaagaagatgaagccGTTGAAAAGGCTGCTGAAACCAAGAAGGTCAGATTGAACTCCAGACAAAAGGGTAGATTAGCCACCACCCAAAAGCGTTTGACTGCTGCTTAA
- the ERG20 gene encoding arnesyl diphosphate synthetase (FPP synthetase) (go_process isoprenoid biosynthesis) produces MSKEASRARFIGVFDQLVEELKEVLVGYNMPQEAVDWFVKNLDYNTPGGKLNRGLSVVDTYCILNKTTAVELDDEKYAKVALLGWAIELLQAYFLVADDMMDQSKTRRGQPCWYLAEGVGNIAINDSFMLEGAIYVLLKKHFRNDSYYVDLLDLFHEVTFKTELGQLLDLVTADEYVVDLDKFSLDKHSFIVIFKTAYYSFYLPVALAMYMSGINSAEDLKQVQDILIPLGEYFQIQDDFLDCFGTPEQIGKIGTDIKDNKCSWVINQALSRVNKEQRELLDNNYGKKDDVSEQKCKDLFKELGIEQVYHDYEEAVVAKLRSQIEKVDESRGLKKEVLSAFLAKVYKRSK; encoded by the coding sequence ATGAGCAAAGAGGCTTCTAGAGCTAGATTTATAGGTGTGTTCGACCAAttggttgaagaattgaaggagGTCTTGGTCGGCTACAATATGCCTCAAGAGGCTGTAGATTGgtttgtcaagaacttaGACTACAACACCCCAGGAGGAAAGTTGAACAGAGGTTTATCCGTAGTTGATACCTACTGtattttgaacaagacCACCGCCGTAGAGTTGGATGACGAAAAATATGCCAAGGTAGCTCTTTTGGGTTGGGCCATTGAATTGCTCCAGGCCTACTTCTTGGTAGCTGACGACATGATGGACCAGTCCAAGACCAGAAGAGGCCAGCCATGTTGGTACTTGGCTGAAGGAGTAGGAAACATTGCCATCAACGATTCCTTCATGTTAGAAGGTGCCATCTACgtgttgttgaagaagcacTTCAGAAACGACTCGTACTATGTAgacttgttggacttgttcCACGAAGTCACCTTCAAGACGGAATTGGGCCAGTTATTGGATTTAGTCACTGCTGATGAATATGTGGTTGATTTGGACAAGTTTTCCTTGGACAAGCACTCATTtattgtcatcttcaagactGCCTACTACTCGTTCTACTTACCTGTAGCCTTGGCAATGTACATGTCAGGCATCAACTCTgcagaagacttgaagcaAGTGCAAGACATCTTGATCCCATTGGGCGAGTACTTCCAGATCCAGGACGACTTCTTGGATTGCTTTGGTACCCCAGAACAGATCGGCAAGATCGGAACTGATATCAAGGACAACAAATGTTCGTGGGTCATCAACCAAGCTCTTTCCCGTGTAAACAAGGAACAGCGTGAGCTCTTGGATAACAACTACGGAAAGAAGGACGACGTTTCTGAACAAAAATGTAAGGACTTGTTCAAGGAATTAGGCATTGAACAGGTCTACCACGACTACGAAGAAGCTGTTGTTGCCAAGTTGAGATcacaaattgaaaaggTTGACGAATCCAGAggcttgaagaaggaagttTTGTCTGCCTTCTTGGCCAAGGTGTACAAGCGTTCGAAGTAG
- the QCR8 gene encoding ubiquinol-cytochrome-c reductase chain VIII (go_component ubiquinol-cytochrome-c reductase complex (sensu Eukaryota)~go_function ubiquinol-cytochrome-c reductase activity~go_process electron transport): MGGAGPKTYMGWWGNIGSPKQKFITIYTVSPWATKPFKGAAYNAVFNTFRRTKNQALYVILPFAIVWNIWTNARDYNEYLYTKAGREELERVNV, encoded by the coding sequence ATGGGTGGCGCTGGACCAAAGACTTATATGGGATGGTGGGGTAACATCGGTTCCCCAAAACAGAAGTTCATCACCATCTACACCGTTTCGCCATGGGCTACCAAGCCTTTCAAGGGTGCTGCCTACAACGCTGTGTTCAACactttcagaagaaccaaGAACCAGGCTTTGTACGTGATTCTTCCTTTCGCCATTGTGTGGAACATCTGGACCAACGCCAGAGATTACAACGAGTATTTGTACACCAAGGCTGGAagagaagagttggaaagagTCAACGTCTAG
- the KTR2 gene encoding mannosyltransferase (Glycolipid 2-alpha-mannosyltransferase (alpha-1,2-mannosyltransferase); May be involved in extracellular matrix assembly involved in N-linked glycosylation of cell wall mannoproteins~go_component membrane~go_function glycolipid 2-alpha-mannosyltransferase activity~go_process protein amino acid glycosylation~go_component membrane~go_function glycolipid 2-alpha-mannosyltransferase activity~go_process protein amino acid glycosylation), translated as MPGIRLRYALLALVFAIYYYIVLSYRDQFSDIKKCFSSIRAKIEDYDSSKKGQPKLASNSYLEADMLYRDRTQVGIENATMVMLVRNRELEGALSSMRSLEDRFNRQYKYPWVFLNDEPFTEEFIEQTMLMASSQTFYELIPSSDWNMPDFIDNERVEQNIANSTDVIYGFSKSYRNMCHFNSGYFYKQKRLLNYDWYFRVEPDVEYMCDFQYDPFTLLRTNNKIYGFVIAIHEYENTIPTLWPTVEKFMQTYPDLIHANNSLKFITTNESSLNHWVTPIQSSSDYNLCHFWSNFEIGNLNFFRGEAYNKYFDFLDRAGGFYYERWGDAPVHSIGLNLLADKNSIHHFEDIGYYHPPYLACPSSKDVIAAKRCVCRKRGNDGEVIDSAIDVNVFSCLSRWWRYGAGKRFLNEIDYTFNN; from the coding sequence ATGCCTGGGATCAGGCTAAGATATGCTCTTTTAGCCCTAGTATTTGCTATATACTACTACATCGTTCTACTGTACCGAGATCAGTTTTCTGACATCAAGAAATGCTTTTCCAGTATCAGAGCCAAGATTGAAGACTATGATTCCTCTAAGAAAGGTCAGCCGAAGCTAGCCTCGAATAGCTATCTTGAGGCAGACATGCTTTACCGAGATCGTACCCAAGTAGGAATTGAGAATGCCACAATGGTTATGTTGGTTCGAAATCGAGAATTGGAAGGAGCACTTTCTTCGATGAGATCTTTGGAAGACAGATTCAACAGGCAGTACAAGTATCCCTGGGTTTTCTTGAACGATGAACCATTTACTGAAGAGTTTATAGAGCAAACAATGCTTATGGCTAGTAGTCAGACATTTTACGAGTTGATACCGTCTCTGGACTGGAATATGCCTGACTTCATTGATAACGAGAGAGTGGAGCAGAACATTGCTAATTCCACTGATGTGATATATGGGTTTCTGAAATCATACAGAAACATGTGCCACTTCAATTCGGGTTATTTTTACAAGCAGAAGCGACTTTTGAACTATGACTGGTATTTTAGAGTCGAGCCAGATGTAGAATACATGTGTGATTTCCAATACGATCCATTTACATTGCTACGTACCAACAATAAAATCTATGGATTTGTAATAGCCATCCATGAGTACGAGAATACAATACCGACGCTCTGGCCCACTGTGGAGAAATTTATGCAGACATATCCTGATCTTATCCATGCGAACAActcgttgaagttcatcaCCACCAACGAGCTGTCTCTTAACCACTGGGTTACACCCATACAGTCGTCTAGTGACTACAACTTGTGCCATTTCTGGTCAAACTTTGAGATCGGAaatctcaacttcttccgGGGAGAAGCCTACAATAAGTACTTTGACTTTCTAGACAGGGCCGGAGGGTTCTACTACGAGCGTTGGGGAGATGCTCCGGTCCATTCCATAGGACTCAATTTGTTGGCAGACAAGAACCTGATCCATCATTTCGAAGATATAGGCTACTACCATCCTCCATACTTAGCCTGTCCTAGCTCCAAAGATGTGATAGCTGCGAAGCGGTGTGTTTGTAGAAAACGCGGAAACGATGGTGAAGTAATCGATTCTGCCATCGACGTCAACGTGTTCAGCTGTCTCAGCAGATGGTGGAGGTATGGAGCAGGCAAACGGTTCCTTAATGAAATCGACTATACTTTCAATAACTGA